A single bacterium DNA region contains:
- a CDS encoding tetratricopeptide repeat protein, giving the protein MRPTIFTLLLTLALTSRPLSAQEVEVYEFVADPIVISAPQSRVDPGLFRAPTGADSPEERLQAGFDAFAAGDYTLALARFREVDRDHPFYPNALYGKALCLDYLGRPEEALYEYNRLILFSSQLPEGDEGRLWRPVALESLVRLLYFNPPDDPLEYLQRILDALNYKDALFILGGVYREYGDYAGALGVYDNLYAHAPDVRTNARLLFAMAETNELAATLSDDPGTVINEAMDLYRQVVERGEELLGESPEDEEVAYCVVRSLGRLGLHHQELAERYNYGGASYLPEVDREAELELLIEETAASATDRSYIYSRNRITRFLDNYIGVIAYIYSVHVPVRDPNHRVEVQITIEPDGAVSDVQLLSSNTPEYFTDRLLDLIAAWRFPPGRRRVVAVYPN; this is encoded by the coding sequence ATGCGACCCACTATCTTTACCCTTCTGCTTACCCTCGCCCTGACATCCCGGCCGCTCTCGGCGCAGGAGGTCGAGGTCTACGAGTTCGTCGCCGACCCCATCGTCATCTCCGCGCCCCAGAGCCGGGTTGACCCCGGTCTTTTCCGCGCGCCGACCGGGGCGGACTCGCCCGAGGAACGGCTTCAGGCCGGTTTCGACGCCTTCGCCGCGGGCGATTACACCCTTGCCCTGGCCCGCTTCCGCGAGGTGGACCGGGACCACCCCTTCTACCCCAACGCCCTCTACGGCAAGGCGCTCTGCCTGGACTACCTCGGCCGGCCCGAGGAGGCGCTGTACGAGTACAACCGGCTGATCCTCTTCTCGTCGCAGCTTCCCGAGGGGGACGAGGGGAGGCTCTGGCGCCCGGTGGCGCTGGAGTCCCTGGTCCGCCTGCTGTACTTCAACCCACCGGACGACCCGCTCGAATACCTCCAGCGGATTCTGGACGCCCTTAACTACAAGGACGCCCTGTTCATCCTCGGCGGCGTTTACCGCGAGTACGGCGACTACGCCGGGGCGCTCGGCGTTTACGATAATCTTTACGCCCACGCGCCGGACGTGCGGACGAACGCGCGGCTCCTTTTCGCCATGGCGGAAACCAACGAGCTCGCGGCCACGCTCTCCGACGACCCCGGGACCGTTATTAACGAGGCGATGGACCTCTACCGGCAGGTGGTCGAGCGCGGGGAGGAGCTTCTGGGAGAAAGTCCCGAGGACGAGGAGGTGGCGTACTGCGTGGTCCGCTCTCTCGGGCGCCTGGGACTCCACCACCAGGAGCTGGCGGAACGCTACAACTACGGCGGGGCTTCGTACCTGCCCGAGGTGGACCGCGAGGCCGAGTTGGAGCTCCTGATCGAGGAGACCGCCGCCTCCGCCACCGACCGCTCCTACATCTACTCCCGCAATCGCATCACCCGTTTCCTCGACAACTACATCGGGGTCATAGCGTACATTTACAGCGTCCACGTGCCGGTCAGGGACCCGAACCACCGCGTCGAGGTGCAGATAACCATCGAGCCCGACGGCGCCGTGTCCGACGTGCAGCTTCTCTCCAGCAACACCCCGGAGTATTTCACCGACCGGCTGCTGGATTTGATCGCCGCCTGGCGCTTTCCCCCGGGACGCCGGCGGGTGGTGGCCGTGTACCCCAACTGA